Proteins co-encoded in one Campylobacter ornithocola genomic window:
- a CDS encoding type VI secretion system baseplate subunit TssG has translation MNNANSYTFYKLLKKLLKDHPKEDIFLRVNNALMHPNKEIEYVKFNKNISDFPIEIMINFMGLQGNTSQLPSYILDKLSRNEDGGDGWSLFFDFFNHYLLWIFFEITTLNNYPKSFDINFNDRISKILFSMLGINDTKIAKRYLPFAPLLLSLRRPKSYIERILQITFNLQNQLNIIENIPHQIYIRHMQLNKLGSKNHILGKNLILGKKFLSYQNKIAIYIKDIHYDEALKYFPNAEKYKELKESILFLTNNEFCVDLYLKIIFNKRMLFKLGDYSHSKLGWGKILGKKIKNYEIIHIKLHE, from the coding sequence ATGAACAATGCAAACTCTTATACCTTTTATAAACTTCTTAAAAAATTATTAAAAGATCATCCCAAAGAAGATATTTTTCTAAGGGTAAATAATGCCCTAATGCATCCTAACAAAGAAATCGAATATGTAAAATTCAATAAAAATATTAGTGATTTTCCCATTGAAATTATGATTAATTTTATGGGTCTACAAGGTAATACATCACAACTCCCTTCTTATATACTAGACAAGCTCTCTAGGAATGAGGATGGCGGGGATGGATGGAGTTTATTTTTTGATTTCTTCAATCACTATCTTCTTTGGATTTTTTTTGAAATTACCACTCTTAACAATTATCCAAAAAGTTTTGATATTAACTTCAACGATAGAATTTCTAAAATACTATTTTCTATGTTAGGTATCAATGACACAAAAATTGCAAAGAGATATCTGCCTTTTGCACCGTTATTACTAAGTTTAAGAAGACCTAAAAGTTATATTGAAAGAATTTTACAAATCACTTTTAATTTACAAAATCAATTAAATATTATAGAAAATATACCCCATCAAATTTACATAAGACACATGCAATTAAATAAATTAGGAAGTAAAAATCATATTTTAGGAAAAAATCTAATCTTAGGAAAAAAATTTCTATCTTACCAAAATAAAATAGCTATTTATATAAAAGATATACACTATGATGAAGCTTTAAAATACTTTCCAAACGCAGAAAAATACAAAGAGCTTAAAGAAAGTATATTATTTCTAACTAACAATGAATTTTGTGTTGATTTATATCTTAAAATTATTTTTAATAAAAGAATGCTGTTTAAGCTAGGAGATTACTCTCACTCCAAATTAGGATGGGGTAAAATTTTAGGAAAAAAAATAAAAAATTACGAAATAATACATATTAAACTTCATGAATAA